From the Nodularia sphaerocarpa UHCC 0038 genome, the window AGGAGGAATATTTTATCTGTATTAGTTTGGTGATTCGTTGGCGGATAAACTATTTTCAGCGTGTTTTCTTGCGCCCAAGCTAGGCTGGGAGTTGTCAGAGAACCGAGAATGATTAATCCAATAAGTAAGCGCATGATTGAGGAATGTTTTGGTGGGTTACGACGGAAACAAAATTTGTCAAATAAAAAATAATTGCTCGCCGTCTAACCCACCCTACTGTGGTTTATTTACCTGAAAATAGCTGTAACTAATGACTAATTTTAAACCAGTCTACAACACCCTCAGCCAAAACTTTTGCTAATTTTTTCTGTTCTGAGGAATTTGTTAGCCATTCAAATTCTTGGGGGTTAATCATAAAACCCAATTCTAATAAAACCGATGGTGCAGATGATGGACGTGTCAGCGCGAGGTTGTTCCAAAATACGCCATAGTCAGGTCGATTTAGCTTTTTGACGAGATAATTCTGCATAAATATAGCTAGGTTGTGAGCTTGGGGATGATACCAGAAAGTGCCAATTCCCTTGGTATTCTCCGCATCACCACTATCGGGTAAAGCATTGTAATGTACGGAAAGTGCGATCGCAGGTTCTTCTTTGTCTATCATGGCCATGCGATCGCCTAAAGAAACTTCAACATCAGTCTCCCTCGTCATGACAACTGTCGCCCCTCGATTCACCAATTCATCGCGGAATAACTTGGATACAACTAAATTAACTTCTTTTTCTGGATATCCCGTCGGACCCACTGCCCCAGATTCTTTGCCACCATGCCCAGGATCGAGTAGAATCTTAATACCAGATAGGGGTTTTCGTCTTTCCCGTCCCATTGTTGGCGGATGACGCAAAGCCAAAACCAGGGTTGTATCTTCGTATCTCAGCTTATAACCCCACTGTTGAGCTTTTTTGAGGTTAAAGGTGTATTGTGCCTGGACTGGAGTCACCTGCTGCCAATCTAGACGAGAAATTAAAGGGTCATCATCTAAACGAATAGTGTCTGTTTGGGCAGTAGTGTTGTAAAGTGTGAGAGTGAAATCATCATTGCTCTGTTGCACACTCACAGGTACTGGAACTTGTAGCGGAAAAACCATTTCCGTTGTACTGGGAAGGCGACGATATCCCACACTACGAATAGTGGTGCGCGGCGGAATCGCACCTGGTAAAACGCGAGTTTCCTTACCATTAATCCAACCGCCATAGTCAAGGCGCAACCATTCACCTTCGCCTCCTGTTACTGATGCTTGTGTGCCTTTGGGGAGTGGGGTGAGTCGGGAATAATCGGTACTAGGACCTGTACGTGCTACCCCTGCATCTGCTACCACCTCCACAACTTCTAAGTTTGCAGGTGAGAGAATTTGAATATTGCCAGTTCCTGTTTGAGTTATAGTTTGGCCGTTGAGTGTTAGTTGAAATTCTGGTTTCCCCAAATCTCTACTTTGAGTAGCAGAAATGGTGTTGTTAGCAGAAGTAGGAGAAACACTCTGTTCTAATGTAGTGCAACCCTCATACTTTCCTGGGGTAAACTGGGCGGTAGGCTGGTTACTTCCTATGAGGGCGGCTGAATTACTTGGTAGACTTACCTGCTGAGGTTGGGGTGCAAGAGAAATAGTTTGATTTGCCAGATTGACAGATACACTGGCATTAGGGGGTGCGATCGCACTAAAACAAATTAATTCTCCTGACAGTCTAGCAATGTCCGCAGCTGGAATGAGAGAATCTTTGGCAAAGGCTAATCCTTGAGGTAACTCAGGCTGTGTGGCCAGCCTGTTAACTTGAATTTCTCGTTTTTGATTTTGGTGACTGACAGTAAAGAGATTTTCTCCCAACTGCAAAGGAAAACTTGGAGCAAAATGACCTGCTTGACTGCGGTTAATTGGCTTACCATTAATGAGAACCTGTCCACCAAGTGGCGCTGTGCCAATCAAAAAGATTTTTTCTGCGCTTGTCTGGTGGTTGTTTGGGGGATATACAACCAAAAGTGATGATACTGCCAATGCTACTACAGAGGAGGTAACGATAAACCCTAATATTATTAATCCTAGAAGTTTTTTCACGATAACAGGACACAATTTTTCACCACAGACACTGTGGCACAATTACGGGATGTTTTTTGAGAAGTTGCTAAAAATTCAAAATACTATACTATGACTAAGTTTATTTTTGTAACTGGAGGTGTAGTTTCCAGTATTGGGAAGGGCATTGTCGCCGCAAGTCTGGGACGTTTACTCAAATCGCGCGATTATTCGGTGTCGATTTTGAAACTCGACCCTTATATTAATATCGATCCAGGTACAATGAGTCCTTTTCAGCATGGAGAAGTTTTTGTCACCGAAGATGGTGCTGAAACGGATTTAGACTTGGGACATTACGAACGCTTTACTGATACCTCAATGTCGCGGTTAAACAGTGTTACCACTGGTTCAATTTACCAAGCGGTAATTAATAAAGAGCGACGGGGAGACTACAATGGCGGTACTGTACAGGTCATACCCCATATTACTAACGAAATTAAAGAACGGATTCTGAGTGTTGCACAAGAAACGAATCCATCTGTATTAATTACGGAAATTGGCGGTACGGTGGGGGATATTGAATCACTGCCGTTTTTAGAAGCTATTCGCCAGTTACGTAAGGAAGTGGGACGGCAAAATGTGTTGTATATGCACGTTACCCTGATTCCTTGGATAGCTTCGGCTGGGGAAATGAAAACCAAGCCCACTCAGCATTCTGTGAAGGAATTGAGATCAATTGGCATTCAACCAGATATTTTAGTCTGTCGGTGCGATCGCGCCATACCTCTGGGCTTAAAACGCAAGTTATCAGAATTTTGCGATGTTCCCCAAGAATGTGTGATCACAGCCCAAGATGCCAGCAGTATCTATGAAGTACCGTTAATTGTAGAACGGGAAGGACTGGCAGAGCAAGTTTTAGATTTGCTGCAAATGGAACAACGCCAACCGAATTTGGTGCAGTGGCAAACAATGGTGGAACGCTTATACAGTCCTAAGTATACTGTAGAAATTGCCATTGTTGGGAAATATGTGCGATTAAGTGATGCTTATCTGTCTGTAGTCGAGGCGTTGCGTCATGCGGCGATTTCTACTTACGGCGATTTGCGTTTGCGGTGGGTGAACTCCGAAGATATCGAAAACGAATCACCCGAAACTTATTTGGCAGGTGTTGATGGTATTTTAGTACCTGGAGGTTTTGGTGTGCGGGGGGTAGACGGCAAAATTGCGGCAATTAAATATGCGCGCGATCGCCAAATCCCCTTCTTAGGTTTATGCTTAGGAATGCAATGTTCCGTAATTGAATGGGCGAGAAACGTAGAGGGATTAATTGGTGCTAACAGTGCCGAATTTGACTCCGAAACCCAGTATCCAGTCATTAACTTGTTACCAGAACAGCAAGATGTAGTTGATTTAGGCGGAACCATGCGATTAGGACTCTATCCTTGTCATCTTGTCCCTAACACTATGGCTGCTAATCTTTATCAAAAAGAAGTAGTTAACGAACGTCATCGCCATCGCTATGAATTCAACAATACTTATCGTAATATGATGTTGGAATCTGGCTATGTAATCAGTGGAACTTCCCCCGATGGACGTTTAGTGGAAATTGTCGAATTTCCCGAACATCCCTTCTTTTTAGCTTGTCAATTTCATCCAGAGTTTCATTCGCGTCCTAGCACTCCTCATCCTTTATTTAAAGGATTTATGGAAGCAGCAATCAACCGGACTAATCCCATGTCAAACTTACCAACACCCGTAGAGGTTTCTTAAACAATTCAAAACTCAAGAAAATAACTTTTTTGAGTTTTGAATTAGCACTAAGCAACATTAACTAAAGAGTTGAGGCTATTTTTAGTTATATATAGGGTGCATCATTCATAAACTTCAAACTCAAGGAGATGTTGTGGCGTACTGGGTGAAAATCCTTTACGATAGGAAACAATATGTGGTCAATTTAGACCGTGTTAATGCTTTTTGTTATGAAAAGAACAGCAGGGTAACTTTTTGGCTACCTGATTCCACTATTCCTATTGTGCTTAATCCACAGAATAATTCAGAAGAATATCAAAAACTTCAAGACTATTTACAATATGTTACCGGGTTAGAAATAGAGAATGCCTATTGGGTAGAAATTATTTATGAGCAAAAAGAATATATAATTAACCTCACTTGTATTAGTTCCTTTTGTCAAGAAGCTAATGGCAGGATAACATTTTGGTTACCTGATGGAACTATCCCCATTATTATTAACCCCATAAGTAATCCAGAATCTTATCAGAAAGTTTTAAAATTCGTGCAAAAATCAACCGGATATTCTTTGTCTTGAAGATGAGGAGTAGGGAGTAGGGAGTAGGGAGTAGGGAGTAGGGAGTAGGGAGTAGGGGGAAAGGATTGTAACTTCCTAAGAGGTTGTTTGAAAAGTCTAATTTATTACAGCCCTGGCGACTAGAAGTCGCGGCTATACAAACGAAACCCGCCTGCGTGGGTTAAAAACCCCATTTTTTCATTAGTCCAGGTCGCTGGACTTTGCCTGTGTAGTAGCGTATCGCTAACGCGAAGCGTAGCCATATTATATTCGCCCAAAACTTTTCAAACATCCTCTAAAGACCAATGACCAATGACCAATGACCAATGACCAATGACCAATGACCAATGACTAATGACTAATGACCAATGACTAATGACTAATGACTAATTTGGCCGCACCCACCATTCCCGCCGAATTGCCCAATTGTGCTGGTAAAATTTGTAATTTGGCGCGAGATGTCAGCATGACCCGCTGCTCAATTTCTGCCTGAACTGCGGGGAAAAAAAACTCAAAACTAGCACTGATACCGCCACCAAGAATAATCGCTTCCGGTGTTAACACGTAAATCAAACTAGCTAAACCAATACCCAAATTCTTACCATATTCTTGCCAAAAAGTCAATGCTGCTATATCTCCCTGTGCAGCCAGTGCGCCTAACTCGGCGGGTTCCTTACCGATGCGGCGACGAATTGCCGTAATGGAAGCATACTGTTCCAAAGAACCGGAATTACCACTATTACACCTCGGTCCATCTGGGTTCAAGGTAATTAAACCAAGTTCCCCAGCAGCGCCTTGATGTCCCACAAACAATTTACCATCCAAAATAATCGCACCACCAACCCCAGTCCCCAAGGTCAACAAAATCAGATTTTGAAAGTGGCGACCGGCACCCAACCAAGCTTCTGCTAAACCTGCACAATTGGCATCATTAGCAATAACCGTAGGTTTACCAGTTTTCGCTTCTAACCAGTCTGCTAAAGGCACATTTTGCCATCCCGGTAAGTTGATGGCGATTTGGGCAATGCGTCCGGTTTTATCGGCTGGGCCTGGAGTACCCACACCAATAGCCTCAGCTTGATTATATGGGTCAACTTGAGCGATCGCATCTACCATTACAGCTAGAACTGCTTCTGGTGTCGATGGTTGGGGAGTTGCTACAGTCAAAGATTGTAAGCAAGTACCATCAGGGTTAAACCTTCCCAGCTTTATCGCTGTTCCCCCCACATCAATACCAATTACTTGTGAATTCACCACCGGAAACAATATAAAACAGACTTAACCTACAACACATTTTATTTGAGTAGGTATAGGGCGGGCAGTCCTTGCCCTTCCCCACAAGATTTATCATATTAAAATGTGTACTTCATTTAGCTTTTTTGGGTTTTATTATCCAAAAAATTGGCTTTGTCTGTTTTTTTGACAGCCACAGGTGAACTCGTAACCATTGCCGAATGAAAACTCAATGGTAACTGCCAAGCTGTCATAGGTGTACCCCGTAATAAACCGGACAGGGCGATGGATAGCATAAACCCGCCAGTAGCAGCCGCAATTAAAGAAATATTATCTTTCACTTCACTCTCTCGGTAATAACTTCAAAAATATGTAGACGAGAAAACACGCAGTTAGATGCCATTAAAACTTAATTTTTTGACTATTTCCGCATTCTATTTTCGCGCCTTAATCGAGGATTGACAAATTCATTTAAGCCCTCACCCAGTAATGATAACCCTACTACCATTAATGTCATTGCTAAACCAGGAAACAGGGTAGTCCACCAAATGCCTGTGGGTAGGGCTTCTAGGGCTTGTCTGAGGTCGTGTCCCCATTCTGGCACTTCTTCGGGAAGTCCTAGCCCCAAAAAGCCTAAACCGCCTAATACTAAAATTGCGTCGGCGGCGTTGAGGGTAAATAATACGGGTACGCTTTGAATGACGTTAAAAAATAGATAGCGCGATAGTACAACCCAAGTAGAAGCACCCATTGCTTGAGCGGCTTCAATGAATACCTCTGTTTTGACGCTAACAGTGTGATTACGTACAACGCGATAATATTGGGGAACGTAGGCAATGCTAATGGCGATCGCCGCATTGAAAATTCCCCGACCTACCACAAAAGCCAGTGTCACAGACAGCAGTAGCCCCGGTAAAGTGTAGATACTATCCATGAGAAACAGCAACAGCTTATCTAATTTACCGCCCAGATAACCACTCACCATTCCCAAAGGCACACCAATAAACATACTCAGCGCTGTAGCTAAAATCACTACTTGCAGTGCCGCCTGAACACCAAACAAAGTACGGGAAAATACATCATGTCCCAAGCGACTCGTACCAAACCAATATTTAGCTGATGGTGGTTCTTGGATGGGGTTAGAAAGGAACTCTCTGGGATTTTGCAACCATCCCCAAGCTTGTAACACGGGAGCAAAGAATGCCAAAAAGAAGAAAAATAGAGTAATGACAATCCCAATCAGCATTAATTTTTGGGAAAGATTGGGATTTTGGGCAAAACGTAAAAAAGTCGGTAGCTGACGTTTAGTCATGGCCATGAGCGATCGCCTGCATAAAGCAAGATACTATTCTACATATAAGATGCTCACCTTCCTTGAAACCATCCGGGGAATGCCTACCTGAATTTAAATATCACAATTCAAAAATTACAAATTCTCAACCATTACTCTCTGCGACTCTGCGCCTGGAGCGTGATAAAAATCCATATTTATATTGGGGATGAGGAAAACTCGTCCCCACTCCCCAACCTCTAAAGATTACTCTCAATCATCTGACGATACTCGCTTTTTTGCTTCACACCTTTGACTTCCTGCAACAATTCCTGATTTTTAAAGAATTGAATCGTCGGTGTACCTGTGACATTAGCATTTTCCGCAATATCTCGGTCTTGGTCGATATCAATTTCTACAAAATGAATTTTACCCTCAAATTCATCTACGACTTTATTTAATATCGGCTTCAGAGTATGACAAGGACCGCAACCAGGGGAAATGTATTTGACTATGATTAGGCGATCGCTTTCATGGAATAATTTTCTTAAAGCATAACCCCCCTCATGGCGAGTTTCCAGCAAATTAAAACCAGCCTCTTGTTCCGCTTCAGTTTTCTTCGCAGACTGGGTTTCCAACTCATTAACAGGAGTCGCTAACTGATGAAATTCCGTAATTAAACTCCTAGCAGATAACCAGCGTTCAGCCAACATCGCCGCCATACAGCCAGAACCAGCAGCCGTAATTGCTTGACGAAACTCGTGGTCTTGCACATCCCCAGCAGCAAACACACCTTCCACACTCGTTTCTACAGAATTATTTTTAGTGACAATGTAACCCACCTCATCCAATTCTAATTGTCCTTGAAATAACCTAGTATTGGGAGAGTGACCAATAGCGTAAAATAAACCCTTAGCGTGGAGTTTACTTTCCTCCCCAGTTTGATTATTACGCACCTTCACCCCAGCCATCTGACCATCACCGAAGATATCCACAGCTTCAGTATGCCAATGTACTTGAATTTTAGGATTACTTAAAACCCGGTCTTGCATAGCCTTAGAAGCCCGCATTTGATCAGAACGCACCAGCAGATTCACCTTAGAACCGTATTTAGTCAAATAAATAGACTCTTCCGCCGCCGAGTCCCCAGCCCCAATCACAGCTAATTCTGCACCGTGAAAAATGGGAGTCGCACCATCGCAAATTGCACAAGCAGAGATACCCCGACTCCAGAATTGATGTTCACTGGGTAAACCCAAACGCTTCGCAGTTGCACCAGTAGCTATAACTATACTATGGGTTTTGAATTCTCTTTCTTGCGATCGGACAATAAAAGGACGCTGACTCAAATCAACAGAAGTCACATCCTCAGTATATAACTCCGCCCCCCAGCGTTCAGCTTGCGCCTTCATATTATCCATCAGTTCCGGCCCCGTAATACCTTGGGGAAACCCCGGAAAATTTTCCACCTCCGTAGTTGTCATCAGTTGACCACCCGGTAAACCCCCCATTTCAAAACCTTCAAACACCACAGGTTTTAAATTCGCTCGTCCCGCATAGATAGCCGCCGTGTAGCCTGCTGGACCAGAACCAATAATTACTAAATTTTCTACAGTCGGGTTACTCATAACAATTAAACAAACTCATAACGACTACGGCTAATATAGCATGATCAGCTCAGGAATGCGACAGAACCTCACCCCCAGCCCCTCTCCTTGCTTTCGCGTAGCGTCTCCCTTTGGGAGAAGGAGAGGGGAGCATGAGAAAATATTATCTAAATTTTGTAGCCGGGGTTAGCGCAGCGTAACCCACCATTAATTATGACTGGTGGAAACCTCCCATATCCTGACTTTCGCCTCAAAGTCTCCCCTCTCCTGACTCTTTCTCCCCTCTCCTTAATAAGGAGAGGGGTTGGGGGTGAGGTTTTATCTGTGTAGTTCCCCAAATTATCCCCGCTTGCCGTGTTAAAAACCTGAAAATATGGGAATACTAAAGCTGGTGTCCGCACCTAACCCAACCCAAAAATTTAGTATCAGGAGAAATTATCATGGGTAATCTAGAATCTGAGCTACTAGAAAAAATTCGGCAACAATTTGACAGTGCGCCCTATCCCCGAAAGCCCCTTGAAGAATCACCTAAAGACAAACCCGATTCACTTTATATTCATAGCTTAGTTACATCTTACTATTTAAGAAACCAAAAAGTTATAGATACCAAAGGCAAAGTAATTTTAGATGCTGGATGTGGCACTGGGTATAAATCTTTAATGTTAGCAGAAGCTAATCCAGGGGCAAAAATTGTCGGTGTGGATATCTCAGCCGAATCAATTAAATTAGCGAGACAACGGTTAGAATATCATGGCTTTGACCATGCAGAGTTTCATGTCTTAGCTCTTGAAGATTTACCAACCCTAGATGACCAATTTGATTATATTAATTGTGATGAACTGCTGTATCTGTTTCCTGACTTAACTGTGGCATTAGGCGCAATGAAAGCAGTTTTAAAACCAGATGGAATTATTCGCAGCAATCTACATAGCTCACTTCAGAGAGTCAATTTGTTCCGCGCTCAAGAAGTTTTCACCATGATGGGATTAATGGAAGGAAACCCAGAAGACATGGAAATGGACATCGTAGTAGAAACCATGAAAGCTTTGAAAGATCAGGTCAATCTGAAAAGTACAACGTGGAATCCCAATTTTGAAGGGGAGGATGGAAAAGAAAGAATTTTAATGAATTACTTGTTTCAAGGAGATAAGGGTTACACCGTCACTGATATGTTCTCTGCTTTGCGAGGATCTCACCTAGAGTTTATCAGTATGGTGAACTGGCGACAGTGGGGATTGCTGGATTTATTCAAAGAGCCAGATAATTTACCTACTTTTCTAGCCATGAGCTTACCAGATATATCTATAGAAGAGAGCCTACATTTATATGAACTGCTACATCCTGCTCATAGGCTGCTTGACTTTTGGTGTGGTCATCCTCAACCAGCAGAGGCTTTTGTCCCAGTTGCAGAGTGGACTGATTCTGATTGGCGAGTCGCTCAGGTGCATCTGTGTCCTCAGTTAAAAACTCCCAAGTTCCAAGAAGACCTCATCACTTGTCTGGGAGAAATTCGACCATTTCCCATCAATCAATATTTATCACCCACAGAAGGAATTAGGGAGCTAGAAATCTCAAGAGCCAGTTGCTTGATACCTTTGTTAGACCAACCCCAGCCGATGATGTCTCTGGTAGAGCGTTGGCAACAATTTCGACCCATAGATCCTGTTACCTTAGAACCTACAGCACAAGAACAAGCCTTCAATATAGTCAAACAGTTGCTCATCAGCCTAGAAAAGTTTGGTTACGTCATGCTGGAGCGGGAAAATAATTCCTAATTTCAACTTTACCCCTGACTCACCTTCCCCGGATTTCTGACCCTCTCCTACAACGAGAGGTAAAAGGAAAAACGTTAAAGCATCTCTCCTTACAGGGGCTACGGTGTACACACAAGTTATGGAATTACCCCACCCTAACCCTCCCCTTGCAAAGGGGAGGGAATTAGATTTTCCGGTTTCCCCCCTTGGAAAGGGGGGAAAATCCGGTTCTCCCCCTTGACAAGGGGGAGTTAGAGGGGGTCAGAAGACTTGTGTGTACACCGTAGTTCCTTACAGGAAAGAGGACTGGAAGTGGGGTTTTTTAGTCTAAAAGTCAAAGTTAAAGCCTATCTCCTTACAGGGGCTACCGTGTACACACATCTTGGCAATCAACCACAGACCCTGAATTTACCCCCCTTAATCCCCCTTTCTAAGGGGGGAAAATCCGGTTCTCCCCCTTGACAAGGGGGAGTTAGAGGGGGTCAGAAGACTTGTATGTACATAGTGGTTCCTTACAGGGGAGAGGAATGGAAGTGGGGTTTTTTAGTCTAAAAGTCAAAGTTAAAGCCTATCTCCTTACAGGGGCTACCGTGTACACACATCTTGGCAATCAACCACAGACCCTGAATTTACCCCCCTTAATCCCCCCTTGGAAAGGGGGGAAAATCCGGTTCTCCCCCTTGACAAGGGGGAGTTAGAGGGGGTTAGAAGACTTGTATGTACATAGTAGTTCCTTACAGGGGAGAGGAATTGAAGCGGTGTTTTTTAGTCTCAAAGTAGTCAAAGAGTCCGTTGGGTTAAGCGCAGCGC encodes:
- a CDS encoding ROK family protein; translation: MVNSQVIGIDVGGTAIKLGRFNPDGTCLQSLTVATPQPSTPEAVLAVMVDAIAQVDPYNQAEAIGVGTPGPADKTGRIAQIAINLPGWQNVPLADWLEAKTGKPTVIANDANCAGLAEAWLGAGRHFQNLILLTLGTGVGGAIILDGKLFVGHQGAAGELGLITLNPDGPRCNSGNSGSLEQYASITAIRRRIGKEPAELGALAAQGDIAALTFWQEYGKNLGIGLASLIYVLTPEAIILGGGISASFEFFFPAVQAEIEQRVMLTSRAKLQILPAQLGNSAGMVGAAKLVISH
- a CDS encoding N-acetylmuramoyl-L-alanine amidase, with the translated sequence MKKLLGLIILGFIVTSSVVALAVSSLLVVYPPNNHQTSAEKIFLIGTAPLGGQVLINGKPINRSQAGHFAPSFPLQLGENLFTVSHQNQKREIQVNRLATQPELPQGLAFAKDSLIPAADIARLSGELICFSAIAPPNASVSVNLANQTISLAPQPQQVSLPSNSAALIGSNQPTAQFTPGKYEGCTTLEQSVSPTSANNTISATQSRDLGKPEFQLTLNGQTITQTGTGNIQILSPANLEVVEVVADAGVARTGPSTDYSRLTPLPKGTQASVTGGEGEWLRLDYGGWINGKETRVLPGAIPPRTTIRSVGYRRLPSTTEMVFPLQVPVPVSVQQSNDDFTLTLYNTTAQTDTIRLDDDPLISRLDWQQVTPVQAQYTFNLKKAQQWGYKLRYEDTTLVLALRHPPTMGRERRKPLSGIKILLDPGHGGKESGAVGPTGYPEKEVNLVVSKLFRDELVNRGATVVMTRETDVEVSLGDRMAMIDKEEPAIALSVHYNALPDSGDAENTKGIGTFWYHPQAHNLAIFMQNYLVKKLNRPDYGVFWNNLALTRPSSAPSVLLELGFMINPQEFEWLTNSSEQKKLAKVLAEGVVDWFKISH
- a CDS encoding CTP synthase, with product MTKFIFVTGGVVSSIGKGIVAASLGRLLKSRDYSVSILKLDPYINIDPGTMSPFQHGEVFVTEDGAETDLDLGHYERFTDTSMSRLNSVTTGSIYQAVINKERRGDYNGGTVQVIPHITNEIKERILSVAQETNPSVLITEIGGTVGDIESLPFLEAIRQLRKEVGRQNVLYMHVTLIPWIASAGEMKTKPTQHSVKELRSIGIQPDILVCRCDRAIPLGLKRKLSEFCDVPQECVITAQDASSIYEVPLIVEREGLAEQVLDLLQMEQRQPNLVQWQTMVERLYSPKYTVEIAIVGKYVRLSDAYLSVVEALRHAAISTYGDLRLRWVNSEDIENESPETYLAGVDGILVPGGFGVRGVDGKIAAIKYARDRQIPFLGLCLGMQCSVIEWARNVEGLIGANSAEFDSETQYPVINLLPEQQDVVDLGGTMRLGLYPCHLVPNTMAANLYQKEVVNERHRHRYEFNNTYRNMMLESGYVISGTSPDGRLVEIVEFPEHPFFLACQFHPEFHSRPSTPHPLFKGFMEAAINRTNPMSNLPTPVEVS
- a CDS encoding ABC transporter permease, with translation MAMTKRQLPTFLRFAQNPNLSQKLMLIGIVITLFFFFLAFFAPVLQAWGWLQNPREFLSNPIQEPPSAKYWFGTSRLGHDVFSRTLFGVQAALQVVILATALSMFIGVPLGMVSGYLGGKLDKLLLFLMDSIYTLPGLLLSVTLAFVVGRGIFNAAIAISIAYVPQYYRVVRNHTVSVKTEVFIEAAQAMGASTWVVLSRYLFFNVIQSVPVLFTLNAADAILVLGGLGFLGLGLPEEVPEWGHDLRQALEALPTGIWWTTLFPGLAMTLMVVGLSLLGEGLNEFVNPRLRRENRMRK
- a CDS encoding class I SAM-dependent methyltransferase, translated to MGNLESELLEKIRQQFDSAPYPRKPLEESPKDKPDSLYIHSLVTSYYLRNQKVIDTKGKVILDAGCGTGYKSLMLAEANPGAKIVGVDISAESIKLARQRLEYHGFDHAEFHVLALEDLPTLDDQFDYINCDELLYLFPDLTVALGAMKAVLKPDGIIRSNLHSSLQRVNLFRAQEVFTMMGLMEGNPEDMEMDIVVETMKALKDQVNLKSTTWNPNFEGEDGKERILMNYLFQGDKGYTVTDMFSALRGSHLEFISMVNWRQWGLLDLFKEPDNLPTFLAMSLPDISIEESLHLYELLHPAHRLLDFWCGHPQPAEAFVPVAEWTDSDWRVAQVHLCPQLKTPKFQEDLITCLGEIRPFPINQYLSPTEGIRELEISRASCLIPLLDQPQPMMSLVERWQQFRPIDPVTLEPTAQEQAFNIVKQLLISLEKFGYVMLERENNS
- the trxB gene encoding thioredoxin-disulfide reductase — protein: MSNPTVENLVIIGSGPAGYTAAIYAGRANLKPVVFEGFEMGGLPGGQLMTTTEVENFPGFPQGITGPELMDNMKAQAERWGAELYTEDVTSVDLSQRPFIVRSQEREFKTHSIVIATGATAKRLGLPSEHQFWSRGISACAICDGATPIFHGAELAVIGAGDSAAEESIYLTKYGSKVNLLVRSDQMRASKAMQDRVLSNPKIQVHWHTEAVDIFGDGQMAGVKVRNNQTGEESKLHAKGLFYAIGHSPNTRLFQGQLELDEVGYIVTKNNSVETSVEGVFAAGDVQDHEFRQAITAAGSGCMAAMLAERWLSARSLITEFHQLATPVNELETQSAKKTEAEQEAGFNLLETRHEGGYALRKLFHESDRLIIVKYISPGCGPCHTLKPILNKVVDEFEGKIHFVEIDIDQDRDIAENANVTGTPTIQFFKNQELLQEVKGVKQKSEYRQMIESNL